The following are from one region of the Salmo trutta chromosome 20, fSalTru1.1, whole genome shotgun sequence genome:
- the LOC115155804 gene encoding chromatin assembly factor 1 subunit B isoform X1, translating into MLFCLCSLLVDWTQQRSEQRKNSKMKVITCEIAWHNKEPVYSLDFQHNSEGRIHRLATAGVDTTVRLWRVEMGPDGKAVVDFLSNLARHTKAVNVVRFCPNSELLASGGDDAAILLWKLNDSKEPEQAQSFQEEEDSQLNKESWSVVKTLRGHIEDVYDISWTRDGNFMVSGSVDNTAIMWDVTKGQKLCIFNDHKSYVQGVTWDPLGQYVATLSCDRVMRVYSTQSRKKAYSVSKMSSGSAVEGEVKQYRMFHDDSMKSFFRRLTFTPDGSFLLAPAGCVEAGENVTNTTYVFSRKSLKRPIAHLPCPAKATLAVRCCPVYFELRTKKGDDGSAQPLPNMFGLPYRLVFAVASEDSIFLYDTQQTLPFGYVSNIHYHTLSDLTWSRDGSFLAVSSTDGYCSFLSFSPGELGTPLKEPPVLEVVTPGNGPEKKGKKAAMARTVSPVPKTTESTATVHAIPKETPSTPLSSLTSHANHLVPGGEEKNNPGKAKPQPRRITLNTLEGWGKPSAPKATAANSPKIPTTASISDPSTPQQPHLIASTPNTRLTPSTAQPCLTPKAQRNTLDPSTPKASTTPKEPVPRRISLTPVVSRSPAAFTTPSSTEKAEHEQPSPPTDPVCQPPESKRPKTSTLAGKTGVAPASGATPNP; encoded by the exons ATGTTGTTTTGTCTGTGCAGTCTGCTTGTAGACTGGACTCAGCAGAGAAGTGAACAGCGGAAAAACAG CAAGATGAAGGTGATAACATGTGAGATTGCGTGGCACAACAAAGAGCCTGTCTACAGTCTGGACTTCCAGCACAACTCAGAGGGCCGCATACACAGGCTGGCCACAGCAGGAGTGGACACCACTGTCAGG CTGTGGCGTGTGGAGATGGGGCCTGATGGGAAGGCAGTGGTGGACTTCCTGTCAAACCTGGCGCGGCACACCAAGGCCGTCAACGTGGTGCGCTTCTGCCCCAACAGTGAGCTGCTCGCCTCTGGAGGAGATG ATGCAGCCATCCTGTTGTGGAAGCTAAACGACAGTAAGGAGCCTGAACAGGCCCAATCgttccaggaggaggaggatagtCAGCTCAACAAGGAGAGCTGGAGCGTGGTCAAGACCCTGAG GGGACACATAGAGGATGTGTATGATATCAGCTGGACCCGGGATGGGAACTTCATGGTCTCTGGTTCTGTGGACAACACTGCCATTATGTGGGATGTCACAAAGG GTCAGAAGCTGTGCATCTTTAATGACCATAAGAGCTATGTGCAGGGAGTGACCTGGGACCCGCTGGGCCAGTATGTGGCCACACTCAGCTGTGACCG ggtgATGCGTGTGTACAGTACTCAGAGCAGGAAGAAGGCCTACAGTGTCAGTAAGATGAGCTCTGGATCAGCTGTGGAGGGAGAG GTGAAACAGTACCGAATGTTCCATGATGACAGCATGAAGTCTTTCTTCAGGCGACTCACCTTCACACCGGACGGATCCTTTCTGCTTgccccag CGGGGTGTGTGGAGGCAGGGGAGAACGTCACCAACACTACATACGTATTCTCCAGGAAGAGCCTCAAGAG GCCCATAGCTCACCTGCCCTGCCCTGCTAAAGCCACCCTGGCTGTACGCTGTTGCCCTGTCTACTTTGAGCTGAGGACCAAGAAGGGAGATG ATGGCAGTGCCCAGCCCCTGCCTAACATGTTTGGCTTGCCCTACAGACTGGTGTTTGCTGTGGCATCAGAGGACTCCATCTTCCTCTATGACACTCAGCAGACCCTACCCTTCGGCTACGTGTCCAACATCCACTACCACACACTCAGCGACCtcacctg GTCTCGGGACGGTTCTTTCCTGGCGGTGTCTTCTACAGACGGCTACTGCtccttcctttccttctctcctggCGAGCTGGGCACCCCCCTGAAGGAGCCCCCAGTCCTGGAGGTCGTCACCCCCGGCAACGGCCCAGAGAAGAAGGGCAAGAAGGCTGCCATGGCTCGCACGGTGTCCCCCGTCCCTAAAACCACAGAGAGCACCGCCACGGTCCACGCCATTCCTAAAGAGACCCCcagcacccccctctcctccctcacctcccatGCCAACCACCTGGTCCCTGGGGGTGAGGAGAAGAACAACCCTGGCAAGGCCAAGCCACAGCCCCGTAGGATTACCCTCAACACCCTGGAGGGATGGGGCAAGCCCAGCGCCCCCAAAGCCACTGCTGCTAATTCCCCCAAGATCCCCACCACAGCCAGCATCAGCgacccctccacccctcagcaGCCACACCTCATCGCCTCTACCCCCAACACCCGCCTCACCCCCTCTACAGCCCAGCCCTGCCTCACCCCAAAGGCACAAAGAAACACTCTTGACCCCAGCACCCCTAAAGCTAGCACCACCCCTAAAGAACCTGTCCCCAG ACGGATATCTCTGACTCCCGTCGTCTCTAGATCTCCAGCTGCCTTTACCACACCCTCCTCCACGGAGAAAGCCGAACATG AACAACCCTCTCCCCCCACCGACCCTGTGTGCCAGCCCCCAGAGTCCAAGCGGCCCAAGACCAGCACCCTGGCAGGCAAGACTGGGGTGGCTCCAGCCTCAGGGGCCACACCCAACCCCTAA
- the LOC115155804 gene encoding chromatin assembly factor 1 subunit B isoform X2 — translation MLFCLCSLLVDWTQQRSEQRKNSKMKVITCEIAWHNKEPVYSLDFQHNSEGRIHRLATAGVDTTVRLWRVEMGPDGKAVVDFLSNLARHTKAVNVVRFCPNSELLASGGDDAAILLWKLNDSKEPEQAQSFQEEEDSQLNKESWSVVKTLRGHIEDVYDISWTRDGNFMVSGSVDNTAIMWDVTKGQKLCIFNDHKSYVQGVTWDPLGQYVATLSCDRVMRVYSTQSRKKAYSVSKMSSGSAVEGEVKQYRMFHDDSMKSFFRRLTFTPDGSFLLAPAGCVEAGENVTNTTYVFSRKSLKRPIAHLPCPAKATLAVRCCPVYFELRTKKGDDGSAQPLPNMFGLPYRLVFAVASEDSIFLYDTQQTLPFGYVSNIHYHTLSDLTWSRDGSFLAVSSTDGYCSFLSFSPGELGTPLKEPPVLEVVTPGNGPEKKGKKAAMARTVSPVPKTTESTATVHAIPKETPSTPLSSLTSHANHLVPGGEEKNNPGKAKPQPRRITLNTLEGWGKPSAPKATAANSPKIPTTASISDPSTPQQPHLIASTPNTRLTPSTAQPCLTPKAQRNTLDPSTPKASTTPKEPVPRSPAAFTTPSSTEKAEHEQPSPPTDPVCQPPESKRPKTSTLAGKTGVAPASGATPNP, via the exons ATGTTGTTTTGTCTGTGCAGTCTGCTTGTAGACTGGACTCAGCAGAGAAGTGAACAGCGGAAAAACAG CAAGATGAAGGTGATAACATGTGAGATTGCGTGGCACAACAAAGAGCCTGTCTACAGTCTGGACTTCCAGCACAACTCAGAGGGCCGCATACACAGGCTGGCCACAGCAGGAGTGGACACCACTGTCAGG CTGTGGCGTGTGGAGATGGGGCCTGATGGGAAGGCAGTGGTGGACTTCCTGTCAAACCTGGCGCGGCACACCAAGGCCGTCAACGTGGTGCGCTTCTGCCCCAACAGTGAGCTGCTCGCCTCTGGAGGAGATG ATGCAGCCATCCTGTTGTGGAAGCTAAACGACAGTAAGGAGCCTGAACAGGCCCAATCgttccaggaggaggaggatagtCAGCTCAACAAGGAGAGCTGGAGCGTGGTCAAGACCCTGAG GGGACACATAGAGGATGTGTATGATATCAGCTGGACCCGGGATGGGAACTTCATGGTCTCTGGTTCTGTGGACAACACTGCCATTATGTGGGATGTCACAAAGG GTCAGAAGCTGTGCATCTTTAATGACCATAAGAGCTATGTGCAGGGAGTGACCTGGGACCCGCTGGGCCAGTATGTGGCCACACTCAGCTGTGACCG ggtgATGCGTGTGTACAGTACTCAGAGCAGGAAGAAGGCCTACAGTGTCAGTAAGATGAGCTCTGGATCAGCTGTGGAGGGAGAG GTGAAACAGTACCGAATGTTCCATGATGACAGCATGAAGTCTTTCTTCAGGCGACTCACCTTCACACCGGACGGATCCTTTCTGCTTgccccag CGGGGTGTGTGGAGGCAGGGGAGAACGTCACCAACACTACATACGTATTCTCCAGGAAGAGCCTCAAGAG GCCCATAGCTCACCTGCCCTGCCCTGCTAAAGCCACCCTGGCTGTACGCTGTTGCCCTGTCTACTTTGAGCTGAGGACCAAGAAGGGAGATG ATGGCAGTGCCCAGCCCCTGCCTAACATGTTTGGCTTGCCCTACAGACTGGTGTTTGCTGTGGCATCAGAGGACTCCATCTTCCTCTATGACACTCAGCAGACCCTACCCTTCGGCTACGTGTCCAACATCCACTACCACACACTCAGCGACCtcacctg GTCTCGGGACGGTTCTTTCCTGGCGGTGTCTTCTACAGACGGCTACTGCtccttcctttccttctctcctggCGAGCTGGGCACCCCCCTGAAGGAGCCCCCAGTCCTGGAGGTCGTCACCCCCGGCAACGGCCCAGAGAAGAAGGGCAAGAAGGCTGCCATGGCTCGCACGGTGTCCCCCGTCCCTAAAACCACAGAGAGCACCGCCACGGTCCACGCCATTCCTAAAGAGACCCCcagcacccccctctcctccctcacctcccatGCCAACCACCTGGTCCCTGGGGGTGAGGAGAAGAACAACCCTGGCAAGGCCAAGCCACAGCCCCGTAGGATTACCCTCAACACCCTGGAGGGATGGGGCAAGCCCAGCGCCCCCAAAGCCACTGCTGCTAATTCCCCCAAGATCCCCACCACAGCCAGCATCAGCgacccctccacccctcagcaGCCACACCTCATCGCCTCTACCCCCAACACCCGCCTCACCCCCTCTACAGCCCAGCCCTGCCTCACCCCAAAGGCACAAAGAAACACTCTTGACCCCAGCACCCCTAAAGCTAGCACCACCCCTAAAGAACCTGTCCCCAG ATCTCCAGCTGCCTTTACCACACCCTCCTCCACGGAGAAAGCCGAACATG AACAACCCTCTCCCCCCACCGACCCTGTGTGCCAGCCCCCAGAGTCCAAGCGGCCCAAGACCAGCACCCTGGCAGGCAAGACTGGGGTGGCTCCAGCCTCAGGGGCCACACCCAACCCCTAA
- the LOC115155805 gene encoding uncharacterized protein LOC115155805 isoform X1 translates to MAGDCNYKMHYVNDDTFSPSKPLLDQVRVPTGEPDAPSVLQRRGSVYCSPNFDMIDGLLYRKKLERGFIHYREVLDEDRRLGAIATFHRRRPGMCHHSLEDTYRLVAENYWWEGMYFQIRDFVRGCPACLEQRNKRPKKRVGERRLSQTMMSHGRDMLSKLRSQREAGLFCDITLRTDGCSYSAHKAVLAAVSEYFQELFTEMDSAPSSRSDIDLTGFSESSLMSLLDFSYSSTLCVSEEDLPEVSTMARHLGMWPAVEACSALQREQGYHAAQYPTMEHPALGFSSQIPGSPLELHHHQRDRKRKRKRGLAGEGRERVAGGRRVRGVDDGFRQILDQSNESREESPTRRSPRRPPRPSPLPLGQNGLPLSPTRRMKLMDFKSPSCKISSPPKNISPIPRSRNTQSSSSLPHTRLLRSTPGAAQEVQRLLPRTESPPRDRKPHPVPHPASTCSSSTQRTGSEAPIVRVKLEEEGDEDEKDNFRALEKYRLMSVLGLQRTSLLPRPEDLIGWRQKKRLRKLKVNNYSLTKRRKPRPQASGGLTYGGPPQSLPLCTPAKAHFLSRIIKTEPEYPISMEDMRLKKPRQPRRFPPSDRSMRSKVALPDLLQPVSRLVYGGRDLRRSVRGVEASHPPPPRSGNTRVPKPKRNVSTVRIKPEPADYAISAPPLPSHGRRPNTQLSPPRAHPRHNVTTETVRALRYNSGRPMAKDKLKQSGMKEAGRAQRKPREESMRTGSSQGVRRIVERGPGAMGSRKTSSILSPDPVPPPLHSHPLYRVIKEEPADPLPVAGSFPEAPSLSSSPELGKRQIKPPVKLLDPGFLFSFCRPAGGPMLGVKREEESVDICLTRSVSRGERFGPGGAPARVLRARGGPPTLHRVKKEREERSVSQSPTQRQGPPRAVNSHQHNPPHLDRATGSKGACATRDIPKKPAKPLPSRGPALLDSIRRARLKQLRGPRSQAPKAKSSHVCLQCRASCKDCNALIMHRIRHIEGKHWPCPLCNKTFFRMRNVKNHIRTHDQRLYKCRSCLAAS, encoded by the exons ATGGCCGGCGACTGCAACTATAAGATGCATTATGTGAATGATGACACATTTTCTCCATCCAAACCTCTACTGGACCAAGTGCGGGTGCCCACGGGGGAGCCTGACGCCCCCAGTGTTCTGCAGAGGCGTGGGTCTGTTTATTGCTCGCCAAACTTTGACATGATTGATGGGCTGCTGTACCGTAAGAAGTTGGAGAGAGGCTTCATCCACTACCGGGAGGTGCTAGACGAGGACCGACGGCTCGGGGCGATCGCCACTTTCCACCGGCGGCGGCCAGGCATGTGCCACCACTCCCTGGAGGATACGTACAGATTAGTGGCAGAGAACTACTGGTGGGAGG GGATGTACTTCCAGATCCGAGACTTTGTCCGGGGATGTCCAGCGTGCCTGGAGCAGAGGAACAAGAGACCTAAG AAGCGTGTGGGTGAGAGGCGTCTCTCTCAGACGATGATGTCACACGGTCGTGACATGCTGAGTAAACTGAGGAGCCAGCGGGAGGCGGGGCTGTTCTGTGACATCACTCTGAGGACTGACGGATGCTCTTACTCCGCCCACAAGGCGGTGCTGGCAGCGGTGAGCGAGTACTTTCAGGAATTATTCACCGAGATGGACTCCGCCCCTAGCTCCAGGTCTGACATCGACCTCACAG GTTTCAGTGAGTCTAGCCTGATGTCTCTGCTGGACTTCTCCTACTCCtctactctgtgtgtgtctgaggaggACCTTCCAGAGGTCAGCACTATGGCCCGTCACCTGGGCATGTGGCCTGCCGTGGAGGCCTGTTCTGCCCTCCAGAGGGAGCAGGGATACCACGCCGCCCAATACCCCACCATGGAGCACCCTGCCCTGGGTTTCTCATCGCAGATCCCTGGATCTCCCCTGGAGCTCCACCACCACCAGAgggacaggaagaggaagaggaagagagggttggctggagagggcagggagagggTGGCTGGGGGTAGAAGGGTAAGGGGGGTGGATGATGGCTTCAGACAGATTCTGGATCAGTCCAATGAGTCGAGGGAGGAGAGCCCGACCAGGCGGTCACCCCGTCGCCCCCCCAGACCCAGCCCCCTCCCCCTAGGGCAGAATGGTCTCCCCCTCAGCCCCACCCGCAGGATGAAGCTCATGGACTTCAAATCTCCGTCCTGTAAAATATCTTCCCCTCCAAAAAACATATCCCCCATCCCCCGCTCCCGAAACACCCAATCTTCCTCCTCCTTGCCCCACACACGTCTTCTCCGCTCTACTCCCGGGGCTGCCCAGGAAGTCCAGAGACTGCTGCCCAGGACAGAGAGCCCTCCTCGGGACCGAAAACCTCACCCTGTCCCCCATCCTGCCTCCACCTGCAGCTCCTCCACACAGAGGACTGGCTCTGAGGCCCCCATAGTGAGGGTGAAgctggaggaagagggagacgaGGATGAGAAAGATAATTTCCGAGCGCTGGAGAAGTACCGTCTGATGAGCGTGCTCGGGTTACAGAGGACGTCCCTCCTCCCCAGACCAGAGGATCTGATTGGCTGGAGGCAGAAAAAACGCCTCCGGAAGTTGAAGGTCAATAACTATTCGTTGACCAAGAGGAGGAAACCTCGCCCCCAGGCGTCAGGGGGGCTTACGTACGGGGGGCCGCCCCAGTCACTCCCCCTATGTACCCCTGCCAAAGCCCACTTCCTGAGCAGGATCATAAAGACGGAACCTGAGTATCCAATCAGCATGGAGGACATGAGACTGAAGAAACCCAGGCAGCCCCGGCGGTTTCCGCCCAGCGACAGGAGCATGCGCAGCAAAGTAGCGTTACCAGACCTGCTGCAGCCCGTGTCCAGGCTGGTCTACGGAGGGAGGGATCTCAGGCGCTCTGTCAGGGGTGTTGAGGCCAGCCACCCCCCTCCACCCCGTTCTGGGAACACCAGAGTTCCAAAGCCCAAGAGGAACGTCTCTACTGTCCGGATCAAACCCGAACCTGCCGACTATGCCATCTCGGCACCACCCCTGCCCTCACATGGCCGACGCCCAAACACACAGCTCTCCCCTCCCAGGGCCCACCCCAGGCACAATGTTACCACAGAAACTGTCAGAGCGCTCCGCTACAACAGCGGGCGTCCGATGGCCAAAGATAAGCTGAAGCAGAGTGGCATGAAAGAGGCTGGGAGAGCCCAGCGTAAGCCCAGAGAGGAGAGCATGAGGACAGGGAGCAGCCAGGGAGTGAGGAGGATCGTGGAGAGAGGGCCTGGAGCTATGGGCAGCAGGAAGACGAGCAGCATCCTCAGCCCTGatcctgttcctcctcccctccacagcCATCCTCTGTACAGGGTCATCAAGGAGGAACCAGCAGACCCTCTACCTGTGGCGGGGTCCTTCCCTGAGGcaccctccctgtcctcctccccagAGCTGGGCAAAAGGCAGATCAAGCCCCCTGTCAAGCTCCTAGACCCAGGCTTCCTCTTCAGCTTCTGCCGGCCGGCAGGAGGACCCATGTTGGgggtgaagagggaggaggagagtgtgGATATCTGCCTAACACGTTCTGTCTCAAGGGGAGAGAGATTTGGTCCCGGGGGGGCCCCAGCCAGGGTCCTGAGGGCCAGAGGAGGCCCCCCTACTCTCCACAGGGTGAAGAAGGAGAGGGAAGAAAGGAGTGTAAGCCAAAGTCCAACCCAGAGGCAGGGGCCACCAAGGGCTGTCAACTCTCACCAACACAACCCCCCCCACCTGGATAGAGCTACAGGGTCAAAGGGTGCTTGTGCTACACGGGACATACCAAAG AAGCCAGCTAAGCCCCTGCCTAGCCGAGGCCCTGCGCTGTTGGACTCGATCCGCCGGGCGAGGCTAAAGCAGCTGCGGGGTCCTCGCAGTCAGGCCCCCAAGGCCAAGTCATCCCACGTCTGCCTGCAGTGCCGGGCATCCTGTAAGGACTGTAACGCCCTCATCATGCACCGCATCAGGCACATCGAGGGCAAGCACTGGCCCTGCCCT CTGTGCAATAAGACATTCTTCAGGATGAGGAATGTGAAGAACCACATTCGGACCCACGACCAGAGGCTGTATAAGTGTCGCAGCTGTTTGGCTGCATCCTGA
- the LOC115155805 gene encoding serine/arginine repetitive matrix protein 1 isoform X2 translates to MYFQIRDFVRGCPACLEQRNKRPKKRVGERRLSQTMMSHGRDMLSKLRSQREAGLFCDITLRTDGCSYSAHKAVLAAVSEYFQELFTEMDSAPSSRSDIDLTGFSESSLMSLLDFSYSSTLCVSEEDLPEVSTMARHLGMWPAVEACSALQREQGYHAAQYPTMEHPALGFSSQIPGSPLELHHHQRDRKRKRKRGLAGEGRERVAGGRRVRGVDDGFRQILDQSNESREESPTRRSPRRPPRPSPLPLGQNGLPLSPTRRMKLMDFKSPSCKISSPPKNISPIPRSRNTQSSSSLPHTRLLRSTPGAAQEVQRLLPRTESPPRDRKPHPVPHPASTCSSSTQRTGSEAPIVRVKLEEEGDEDEKDNFRALEKYRLMSVLGLQRTSLLPRPEDLIGWRQKKRLRKLKVNNYSLTKRRKPRPQASGGLTYGGPPQSLPLCTPAKAHFLSRIIKTEPEYPISMEDMRLKKPRQPRRFPPSDRSMRSKVALPDLLQPVSRLVYGGRDLRRSVRGVEASHPPPPRSGNTRVPKPKRNVSTVRIKPEPADYAISAPPLPSHGRRPNTQLSPPRAHPRHNVTTETVRALRYNSGRPMAKDKLKQSGMKEAGRAQRKPREESMRTGSSQGVRRIVERGPGAMGSRKTSSILSPDPVPPPLHSHPLYRVIKEEPADPLPVAGSFPEAPSLSSSPELGKRQIKPPVKLLDPGFLFSFCRPAGGPMLGVKREEESVDICLTRSVSRGERFGPGGAPARVLRARGGPPTLHRVKKEREERSVSQSPTQRQGPPRAVNSHQHNPPHLDRATGSKGACATRDIPKKPAKPLPSRGPALLDSIRRARLKQLRGPRSQAPKAKSSHVCLQCRASCKDCNALIMHRIRHIEGKHWPCPLCNKTFFRMRNVKNHIRTHDQRLYKCRSCLAAS, encoded by the exons ATGTACTTCCAGATCCGAGACTTTGTCCGGGGATGTCCAGCGTGCCTGGAGCAGAGGAACAAGAGACCTAAG AAGCGTGTGGGTGAGAGGCGTCTCTCTCAGACGATGATGTCACACGGTCGTGACATGCTGAGTAAACTGAGGAGCCAGCGGGAGGCGGGGCTGTTCTGTGACATCACTCTGAGGACTGACGGATGCTCTTACTCCGCCCACAAGGCGGTGCTGGCAGCGGTGAGCGAGTACTTTCAGGAATTATTCACCGAGATGGACTCCGCCCCTAGCTCCAGGTCTGACATCGACCTCACAG GTTTCAGTGAGTCTAGCCTGATGTCTCTGCTGGACTTCTCCTACTCCtctactctgtgtgtgtctgaggaggACCTTCCAGAGGTCAGCACTATGGCCCGTCACCTGGGCATGTGGCCTGCCGTGGAGGCCTGTTCTGCCCTCCAGAGGGAGCAGGGATACCACGCCGCCCAATACCCCACCATGGAGCACCCTGCCCTGGGTTTCTCATCGCAGATCCCTGGATCTCCCCTGGAGCTCCACCACCACCAGAgggacaggaagaggaagaggaagagagggttggctggagagggcagggagagggTGGCTGGGGGTAGAAGGGTAAGGGGGGTGGATGATGGCTTCAGACAGATTCTGGATCAGTCCAATGAGTCGAGGGAGGAGAGCCCGACCAGGCGGTCACCCCGTCGCCCCCCCAGACCCAGCCCCCTCCCCCTAGGGCAGAATGGTCTCCCCCTCAGCCCCACCCGCAGGATGAAGCTCATGGACTTCAAATCTCCGTCCTGTAAAATATCTTCCCCTCCAAAAAACATATCCCCCATCCCCCGCTCCCGAAACACCCAATCTTCCTCCTCCTTGCCCCACACACGTCTTCTCCGCTCTACTCCCGGGGCTGCCCAGGAAGTCCAGAGACTGCTGCCCAGGACAGAGAGCCCTCCTCGGGACCGAAAACCTCACCCTGTCCCCCATCCTGCCTCCACCTGCAGCTCCTCCACACAGAGGACTGGCTCTGAGGCCCCCATAGTGAGGGTGAAgctggaggaagagggagacgaGGATGAGAAAGATAATTTCCGAGCGCTGGAGAAGTACCGTCTGATGAGCGTGCTCGGGTTACAGAGGACGTCCCTCCTCCCCAGACCAGAGGATCTGATTGGCTGGAGGCAGAAAAAACGCCTCCGGAAGTTGAAGGTCAATAACTATTCGTTGACCAAGAGGAGGAAACCTCGCCCCCAGGCGTCAGGGGGGCTTACGTACGGGGGGCCGCCCCAGTCACTCCCCCTATGTACCCCTGCCAAAGCCCACTTCCTGAGCAGGATCATAAAGACGGAACCTGAGTATCCAATCAGCATGGAGGACATGAGACTGAAGAAACCCAGGCAGCCCCGGCGGTTTCCGCCCAGCGACAGGAGCATGCGCAGCAAAGTAGCGTTACCAGACCTGCTGCAGCCCGTGTCCAGGCTGGTCTACGGAGGGAGGGATCTCAGGCGCTCTGTCAGGGGTGTTGAGGCCAGCCACCCCCCTCCACCCCGTTCTGGGAACACCAGAGTTCCAAAGCCCAAGAGGAACGTCTCTACTGTCCGGATCAAACCCGAACCTGCCGACTATGCCATCTCGGCACCACCCCTGCCCTCACATGGCCGACGCCCAAACACACAGCTCTCCCCTCCCAGGGCCCACCCCAGGCACAATGTTACCACAGAAACTGTCAGAGCGCTCCGCTACAACAGCGGGCGTCCGATGGCCAAAGATAAGCTGAAGCAGAGTGGCATGAAAGAGGCTGGGAGAGCCCAGCGTAAGCCCAGAGAGGAGAGCATGAGGACAGGGAGCAGCCAGGGAGTGAGGAGGATCGTGGAGAGAGGGCCTGGAGCTATGGGCAGCAGGAAGACGAGCAGCATCCTCAGCCCTGatcctgttcctcctcccctccacagcCATCCTCTGTACAGGGTCATCAAGGAGGAACCAGCAGACCCTCTACCTGTGGCGGGGTCCTTCCCTGAGGcaccctccctgtcctcctccccagAGCTGGGCAAAAGGCAGATCAAGCCCCCTGTCAAGCTCCTAGACCCAGGCTTCCTCTTCAGCTTCTGCCGGCCGGCAGGAGGACCCATGTTGGgggtgaagagggaggaggagagtgtgGATATCTGCCTAACACGTTCTGTCTCAAGGGGAGAGAGATTTGGTCCCGGGGGGGCCCCAGCCAGGGTCCTGAGGGCCAGAGGAGGCCCCCCTACTCTCCACAGGGTGAAGAAGGAGAGGGAAGAAAGGAGTGTAAGCCAAAGTCCAACCCAGAGGCAGGGGCCACCAAGGGCTGTCAACTCTCACCAACACAACCCCCCCCACCTGGATAGAGCTACAGGGTCAAAGGGTGCTTGTGCTACACGGGACATACCAAAG AAGCCAGCTAAGCCCCTGCCTAGCCGAGGCCCTGCGCTGTTGGACTCGATCCGCCGGGCGAGGCTAAAGCAGCTGCGGGGTCCTCGCAGTCAGGCCCCCAAGGCCAAGTCATCCCACGTCTGCCTGCAGTGCCGGGCATCCTGTAAGGACTGTAACGCCCTCATCATGCACCGCATCAGGCACATCGAGGGCAAGCACTGGCCCTGCCCT CTGTGCAATAAGACATTCTTCAGGATGAGGAATGTGAAGAACCACATTCGGACCCACGACCAGAGGCTGTATAAGTGTCGCAGCTGTTTGGCTGCATCCTGA